The following coding sequences lie in one Heyndrickxia oleronia genomic window:
- a CDS encoding nucleotide sugar dehydrogenase, translating to MKDKTQKIAVIGLGFVGLPLTMLLVEKGYKVIGIDIDKKKIESIRNSRSYISDISDDSLKNANQSKRFLVTTNNDEITNVDTVIICVPTPLNRDKSPNLDYVVSAAESIQKRIQKGQLIVLESSTFPGTTREIVQPILEKSGLQAGKDFHLAYSPERVDPGNQHFGIENTPKVVGGITETCKKVAVELYSHIYNDVVPVSSSEVAEFTKLLENTYRFVNISFINEMAMLCNELGINLWEVIEAASTKPYGYHPFYPGPGVSGHCIPVDPLYLQYIIQQKGLNSQFIHLSDQMNKEIVDYIVKLTFKIANKENPTILIYGVTYKKDISDVRDSRAIDIFKELLVQGAQVDYHDPFVPEVNISGKRIKGTVINPQMISKYDVVLILTDHTQIPAEAIAQHAKAIFDTRAVYKDVDLLKGKIKQLGNGLFV from the coding sequence ATAAAAGACAAAACACAAAAAATAGCAGTGATCGGTTTAGGATTTGTAGGGCTTCCATTAACGATGCTCTTAGTAGAAAAAGGTTATAAAGTCATTGGTATTGATATTGATAAGAAAAAGATTGAATCCATTAGAAATAGCAGAAGTTATATTTCAGATATAAGTGATGATAGCTTAAAAAATGCAAATCAGTCTAAACGATTTTTGGTCACTACAAATAATGACGAGATCACAAATGTGGACACAGTCATCATTTGTGTACCAACTCCTTTAAATCGTGATAAGTCACCCAATTTGGATTATGTAGTAAGCGCAGCAGAATCAATTCAGAAAAGGATTCAAAAAGGTCAATTAATTGTTTTAGAAAGCTCAACATTTCCTGGAACGACAAGAGAAATCGTTCAACCAATTCTTGAGAAAAGTGGCTTACAAGCAGGTAAAGATTTTCATCTTGCCTATTCTCCGGAAAGAGTAGATCCTGGAAATCAGCATTTTGGCATTGAAAATACACCTAAAGTAGTGGGTGGCATTACTGAAACATGTAAAAAGGTTGCAGTTGAACTCTATTCACATATCTATAATGATGTGGTACCTGTATCTTCATCAGAGGTTGCAGAGTTTACGAAACTATTAGAAAATACTTATCGATTTGTCAATATTTCTTTTATTAATGAAATGGCAATGCTATGCAATGAATTGGGCATTAATTTATGGGAGGTTATTGAAGCTGCAAGTACAAAGCCTTACGGATATCATCCGTTTTATCCAGGTCCTGGTGTAAGCGGCCATTGTATTCCAGTTGATCCCCTCTATTTACAGTATATTATTCAGCAAAAAGGATTAAATAGTCAGTTTATACATTTATCAGATCAGATGAATAAAGAAATCGTTGATTATATCGTTAAGCTTACATTTAAAATAGCAAATAAAGAGAATCCTACTATTCTTATTTATGGGGTCACTTATAAAAAGGATATTAGTGATGTAAGAGATTCCAGAGCCATTGATATTTTTAAGGAACTATTAGTACAAGGGGCACAAGTAGATTATCATGATCCCTTTGTTCCGGAAGTAAATATTAGCGGGAAAAGAATAAAAGGTACTGTGATTAATCCACAAATGATAAGTAAATATGATGTGGTTCTTATTTTAACAGATCATACACAAATTCCTGCAGAAGCAATTGCTCAACATGCAAAAGCGATTTTTGATACAAGAGCTGTGTATAAAGACGTCGATCTATTAAAAGGAAAAATTAAGCAGTTAGGAAATGGGTTATTTGTATGA
- a CDS encoding NTTRR-F1 domain, producing the protein MKILALMTFDIFRFSLGAALEKLGHEVKYLGEFDASDLEKEILDFQPDMVIDMGWDVWQQDKYQDGELESIRDIIKKYQLFHLYFAEEDWLHFERWSKRYCKIMQPSFVLTRSPLTIRGYEEMGIPATFFDVGTNPDFHKPSATNPEYACDVAVVGTGNFTIGEIRYKSVNDLVVPLIDTDLDVKIWGRDWDVLDWCYLNKKIPEHMLKGKLPFTETPSVFSSAKICISLQTCNDQLSSRTLDILSSGGFLLTSNTKAVREKLLPGVNCAVTNSREETLELVSYYLQNEQERIQIASEGHKTAIEKFSYQKSLSTVWPEIEREWARNQPLQLRPSSQNLIKNGDFKEPLELDWVTHHAELVEDKGYRGSGSIRFMDGEENAFIQQKVTVEPYKNYLLTAWLAKEGEKVGAPINIIIYYYTKDHEIIEIGLYTSLFSTDTSDVSENKWFGFRTVTLNVPENTDYAQILINKLPHKDSAPVLLSLCELREIVL; encoded by the coding sequence TTGAAAATTTTAGCACTAATGACCTTTGATATATTCAGGTTTTCACTTGGAGCAGCACTCGAAAAATTAGGTCATGAGGTAAAATATTTAGGGGAATTTGATGCTAGTGATCTTGAGAAGGAAATACTTGATTTTCAACCGGATATGGTTATCGATATGGGATGGGATGTTTGGCAGCAAGATAAATATCAAGATGGAGAACTTGAGTCCATTCGTGACATAATAAAAAAATATCAATTATTTCATTTATATTTTGCCGAAGAGGATTGGCTCCATTTTGAAAGGTGGTCAAAGCGTTATTGTAAGATTATGCAACCATCCTTTGTGCTAACTAGAAGTCCATTAACCATTCGTGGATATGAAGAAATGGGTATTCCAGCTACTTTTTTTGATGTTGGTACCAATCCAGATTTTCATAAACCATCTGCTACTAATCCGGAATATGCATGTGATGTAGCTGTTGTCGGTACGGGTAATTTTACAATCGGAGAAATACGCTATAAGAGTGTAAATGATTTAGTCGTGCCATTAATAGATACAGATTTAGATGTGAAAATATGGGGAAGAGATTGGGACGTATTAGATTGGTGTTATTTAAATAAGAAGATACCTGAACACATGCTTAAAGGAAAACTACCATTCACGGAAACTCCTTCTGTTTTTAGCTCCGCAAAAATTTGTATTAGTTTACAAACCTGTAATGATCAACTTAGCAGTCGCACACTAGATATATTATCCTCAGGAGGATTTTTGTTAACTTCCAATACAAAGGCTGTTCGAGAGAAACTCCTTCCTGGTGTGAATTGTGCAGTTACTAATTCGCGTGAAGAAACACTAGAATTAGTTTCCTATTATTTGCAAAATGAGCAAGAAAGAATACAAATCGCTAGTGAAGGTCATAAAACTGCAATTGAGAAATTTTCCTATCAAAAATCACTTTCCACCGTTTGGCCAGAAATTGAGAGGGAATGGGCAAGAAACCAACCACTTCAATTAAGACCATCCTCACAAAACTTAATAAAGAATGGGGATTTTAAAGAACCACTGGAACTAGATTGGGTTACTCATCATGCAGAATTAGTAGAAGATAAGGGATATAGAGGTTCTGGAAGTATTAGGTTTATGGATGGAGAGGAAAATGCATTTATTCAACAGAAAGTTACCGTTGAACCTTATAAGAACTACCTTTTAACCGCTTGGTTGGCTAAAGAAGGGGAGAAGGTTGGAGCACCTATAAATATAATCATTTATTATTATACAAAAGATCATGAAATTATAGAAATTGGTTTATATACGTCCCTTTTCTCAACTGACACGAGTGATGTATCCGAAAATAAATGGTTTGGTTTTCGTACAGTAACATTAAATGTACCAGAAAATACTGATTATGCGCAAATTTTAATAAATAAGCTTCCTCACAAGGATAGTGCCCCTGTTCTTCTTTCATTATGTGAATTAAGGGAAATTGTTTTATAA
- the fabI gene encoding enoyl-ACP reductase FabI → MNLSLQGKTYVVMGVANKRSIAWGIARSLHEAGARLIFTYGRERTEKSVRQLVESLETTDSIILQCDVTSDEQIHSCFSKIKEDVGTIHGIAHCVAFANKEELSGEFLNVTREGFLLAQNISSYSLSAVAKEVKNLELMSEGGSFVTLSYLGGERVMTNYNVMGVAKASLEASVKYLASDLGKYGIRVNSISAGPIRTLSAKGVSDFNTILKEVEEKAPLRRVTTQEEVGDTAVFLFSEMSRGITGENIHVDSGYHIIGY, encoded by the coding sequence ATGAATCTTTCTTTACAAGGAAAAACATATGTAGTGATGGGTGTAGCTAATAAACGAAGTATTGCATGGGGAATTGCACGTTCTTTACATGAGGCTGGTGCACGATTAATTTTTACTTACGGACGAGAACGTACGGAGAAAAGTGTTCGTCAGCTTGTCGAATCATTAGAAACAACTGACTCAATTATTTTACAGTGTGATGTAACAAGTGATGAACAAATTCATTCTTGCTTTAGCAAAATTAAGGAAGATGTTGGTACGATTCATGGAATTGCTCACTGTGTGGCCTTTGCTAATAAAGAGGAGCTAAGCGGTGAATTTTTAAATGTTACACGTGAAGGCTTCCTTCTTGCACAAAATATTAGTTCTTATTCACTTTCTGCTGTGGCAAAGGAAGTAAAGAATTTAGAATTAATGTCTGAAGGTGGAAGTTTCGTTACGTTGTCCTATTTAGGAGGAGAACGGGTGATGACGAACTACAATGTTATGGGTGTGGCAAAAGCTTCACTAGAAGCTAGTGTGAAGTATTTAGCAAGTGATCTTGGAAAATATGGAATACGTGTTAATTCCATATCAGCAGGACCAATTCGTACGTTATCTGCTAAAGGGGTTAGTGATTTTAATACCATTTTAAAAGAGGTTGAAGAGAAAGCTCCTTTACGTCGTGTAACGACACAGGAAGAAGTAGGCGATACGGCTGTGTTCTTATTCAGTGAGATGTCTCGTGGTATTACTGGTGAAAATATTCACGTGGACTCTGGGTATCATATTATTGGATATTAA